The proteins below come from a single Kitasatospora sp. NBC_00315 genomic window:
- a CDS encoding 2Fe-2S iron-sulfur cluster-binding protein → MAAQNQPVWQTGTVVEATPAATGIRRIVVAPANPQRAAPGTHVDVLADLGHTSETRSYSIVESNDDGALLTLGVQLASRTRGGSAFMHALTAGERITMTQPLQNFPLRVGADRYVLLAGGIGITAIAGMARLLQQLGSDYQLVYAGRSRDRMAYLDALEELHQERIRVHVSEDGTSLDASSLVEEIATTGPAELYMCGPIPLMDAVRRSWRENGLPPTDLRYETFGNGGWFPSEDFVVSIPRLGIRTTVEAGQTMLQALERAGADVLSECRKGECGLCQVTVLDVQGRIDHRDVFFDDDQKQATKRLCACVSRAVRKDPAGTVASIGDDRAVLTLDIP, encoded by the coding sequence ATGGCAGCACAGAACCAGCCCGTGTGGCAGACGGGCACGGTCGTGGAAGCGACCCCCGCCGCCACCGGTATCCGGCGCATCGTCGTGGCGCCGGCCAACCCCCAGCGCGCCGCACCAGGCACCCACGTCGACGTCCTCGCCGACCTGGGCCACACCAGCGAGACGCGTTCCTACTCGATCGTCGAGTCCAACGACGACGGTGCCCTGCTCACCCTCGGCGTCCAACTGGCCTCCCGCACACGTGGGGGTTCGGCGTTCATGCACGCCCTGACCGCGGGCGAGCGGATCACGATGACGCAGCCGCTGCAGAACTTCCCCCTGCGCGTGGGAGCCGACCGGTACGTCCTGCTCGCCGGAGGGATCGGGATCACCGCCATCGCCGGCATGGCGCGCCTCCTGCAGCAGCTGGGCTCGGACTACCAGCTCGTCTACGCCGGCCGAAGCCGCGACCGCATGGCCTATCTCGACGCCCTCGAAGAGCTCCACCAGGAGCGAATCCGCGTCCACGTCTCCGAGGACGGCACCTCTCTGGACGCATCCTCGCTGGTCGAGGAGATCGCCACCACCGGACCGGCGGAACTGTACATGTGCGGCCCCATCCCCCTCATGGACGCGGTACGCCGCAGCTGGCGGGAGAACGGCCTGCCCCCGACCGACCTGCGTTACGAGACCTTCGGGAACGGCGGCTGGTTCCCCTCCGAGGACTTCGTCGTATCCATCCCGCGGCTCGGCATCCGAACCACCGTCGAAGCCGGGCAGACCATGCTCCAGGCGCTCGAACGTGCCGGCGCGGACGTCCTCTCAGAGTGCCGCAAAGGCGAATGCGGCCTGTGCCAGGTCACCGTCCTCGACGTACAAGGTCGTATCGACCACCGCGATGTCTTCTTCGACGACGACCAGAAGCAGGCGACCAAGCGCCTGTGCGCCTGCGTCTCACGGGCCGTACGGAAAGACCCGGCCGGCACCGTAGCCTCCATCGGCGATGACCGCGCCGTACTGACCCTAGACATCCCCTGA
- a CDS encoding aromatic ring-hydroxylating dioxygenase subunit alpha: MPSLDTPQTSTTNKTLGHPLNTWYAAAWDHEVTANALFSRTVAGRPVVLYRTDAGRPVALADACWHRLAPLSRGKRVGSDEVQCPYHGLRFNSAGRCTQMPAQSTINPSATVPSFPVVERHRFLWVWLGDPTRADPQTVPDMHQMDSPDWAGDGSNLSVDANYQLLLDNLMDLTHEEFVHSSSIGQAELSESDFEVTHDERTVTVSRWMLDIDPPPFWLKNMRDKFPGFTGRVDRWQIIRFEAPSTIRIDVGVAKAGTGAPQGDRSQGVNGYVMNTITPRTDRSCHYFWAFMRNYRLESQLITTQLKEGVTNVFGEDDIMLAAQQAAIDANPDHEFYSLNIDAGGMWVRRLIERMLAAESPAAAGA; encoded by the coding sequence ATGCCTTCCCTGGACACGCCACAGACCTCGACGACGAACAAGACCCTGGGACATCCGCTCAACACCTGGTACGCGGCCGCATGGGACCACGAAGTCACCGCCAACGCACTGTTCTCGCGCACCGTGGCGGGCCGACCCGTCGTCCTCTACCGCACCGACGCCGGCCGCCCGGTCGCGCTGGCTGACGCCTGCTGGCACCGCCTGGCACCGCTCTCCCGCGGCAAGCGGGTGGGCAGCGACGAGGTTCAGTGCCCCTACCACGGTCTGCGCTTCAACTCCGCGGGGCGCTGCACCCAGATGCCGGCCCAGAGCACCATCAACCCCAGCGCGACGGTCCCCTCCTTCCCCGTCGTCGAACGTCACCGCTTCCTCTGGGTGTGGCTCGGGGATCCCACCCGGGCGGATCCCCAGACGGTGCCCGACATGCACCAGATGGACTCACCCGACTGGGCGGGCGACGGCTCGAACTTGTCGGTCGACGCCAACTACCAGCTGCTGCTCGACAACCTCATGGACCTCACCCACGAGGAATTCGTCCACAGCAGCAGCATCGGCCAGGCGGAGCTGAGCGAATCGGACTTCGAAGTCACGCACGACGAACGGACCGTGACCGTGTCCCGGTGGATGCTCGACATCGACCCGCCCCCGTTCTGGCTGAAGAACATGCGGGACAAGTTCCCCGGATTCACCGGCCGGGTCGACCGCTGGCAGATCATCCGCTTCGAGGCACCCTCGACGATCCGCATCGACGTCGGCGTGGCCAAAGCCGGCACCGGAGCGCCCCAGGGCGACCGCAGCCAGGGCGTCAACGGCTACGTCATGAACACCATCACGCCCCGGACGGACCGCTCCTGCCACTACTTCTGGGCCTTCATGCGCAACTACCGCCTGGAGAGCCAGCTCATCACCACGCAGCTCAAGGAGGGCGTGACCAACGTCTTCGGCGAGGACGACATCATGCTCGCCGCCCAGCAGGCGGCGATCGACGCCAACCCGGACCACGAGTTCTACAGCCTCAACATCGACGCCGGCGGAATGTGGGTACGCCGGCTCATCGAACGCATGCTGGCCGCTGAATCCCCGGCCGCAGCCGGCGCCTGA
- a CDS encoding PadR family transcriptional regulator: protein MTARPLTAYDMAKQFGASVGHVWHAPDSQIYPELRRMEADGLVQAEEMASGGRRTKREYRITEEGTLQFRAWINSPLGYQRERDVHHLKAAYLEWAEPEAARKQLQLHVDFHSQQLEQWLAQRQGILDRTNPTLLARLKTALPQDHERIVAFKVFAYDGLIERARTEIAWARRGLDLLDGSGHFDGEI, encoded by the coding sequence TTGACAGCCCGTCCCCTCACGGCCTACGACATGGCGAAGCAGTTCGGCGCCTCGGTCGGCCACGTGTGGCACGCACCCGATTCGCAGATCTATCCCGAACTGCGCCGCATGGAGGCCGACGGGCTCGTGCAGGCCGAGGAGATGGCCTCGGGCGGTCGCCGCACCAAGCGCGAGTACCGGATCACCGAGGAAGGAACCCTGCAGTTCCGGGCCTGGATCAACAGCCCTCTCGGCTACCAGCGCGAGCGGGACGTGCACCACTTGAAGGCGGCCTACCTGGAGTGGGCCGAGCCCGAAGCGGCGCGCAAGCAGTTGCAGCTGCACGTGGACTTCCACTCCCAGCAGCTGGAGCAGTGGCTCGCGCAGCGCCAGGGGATCCTGGACCGGACGAACCCGACACTTCTGGCACGGCTGAAGACTGCTTTGCCGCAGGACCACGAGCGGATCGTGGCGTTCAAGGTGTTCGCCTACGACGGTCTCATCGAACGGGCCAGGACGGAGATCGCTTGGGCGCGGCGCGGACTGGACCTGCTCGACGGCAGTGGGCACTTCGACGGCGAGATCTGA
- a CDS encoding MFS transporter encodes MTDQTLAAAPAQTGPPQLSRKEKLGFGLGDLASNLSWNFTGSFLLYFYTNVAAISAAVAGTIMLLARILDAVADPVVGVAVDRTRSRHGRARPYLLYGAVPFGVLSVLAFVSPDVSHTGKVIYAAVTFLLMGVVYSVVNIPYGSLMPLMTRDSRERMQLGTARAVGMSIGTIFVAIATPHLVTTFGGGSEERGYLLTAVLLGAGSVVFFLLTFRTTTEHYSDLPAQEAAGKTVTGAWTTVRQGLRNGPWVLSALFMVVNFTRLGLLTTVTVYFSLYVLKEPWTISVLLPLISGSLLVGSLAAPRYFARLGKRRGNVLALAVGALLYAVMPFTESVLPLLITVYVCACLVISLSLTSSFTLVADSVDYHEWKFGNRATGLLNAAQSLATKLGTALGAALVAAVLAMTAFDPGHVGGATVNGLRWLYYGAPIALLLLQLLVMSFWRMDALHPRILEELKERRECLRSA; translated from the coding sequence ATGACAGACCAGACGCTTGCGGCCGCGCCCGCGCAGACTGGCCCCCCGCAGTTGTCCCGCAAGGAGAAGCTGGGCTTCGGCCTTGGCGACCTCGCCTCCAACTTGTCGTGGAACTTCACCGGCAGCTTCCTGCTGTACTTCTACACGAACGTCGCCGCCATATCAGCGGCCGTCGCCGGCACCATCATGCTTCTCGCCCGCATCCTGGACGCGGTTGCCGATCCCGTGGTCGGCGTGGCCGTCGACCGCACCCGCAGCCGCCACGGGCGTGCCCGCCCCTACCTGCTCTACGGCGCGGTCCCCTTCGGCGTGCTGTCCGTACTGGCCTTCGTCTCACCCGACGTCTCCCATACCGGCAAGGTCATTTACGCGGCCGTCACGTTCCTGCTGATGGGCGTCGTGTACTCGGTCGTCAACATCCCCTACGGCTCACTCATGCCGCTCATGACCCGCGACAGCCGCGAGCGCATGCAACTGGGCACCGCCCGGGCCGTCGGCATGTCGATCGGCACCATCTTCGTCGCCATCGCCACCCCGCACCTGGTCACCACATTCGGTGGCGGCAGCGAAGAACGCGGCTACCTCCTCACCGCCGTCCTCCTCGGTGCCGGAAGTGTCGTCTTCTTCCTGCTCACCTTCCGCACCACCACCGAGCACTACAGCGACCTGCCCGCACAGGAAGCGGCCGGCAAGACCGTCACCGGAGCCTGGACCACGGTCAGGCAGGGCCTCCGCAACGGCCCCTGGGTGCTCTCCGCCCTGTTCATGGTGGTCAACTTCACCCGCCTGGGACTGCTCACCACCGTCACCGTCTACTTCTCCCTGTACGTCCTCAAGGAACCGTGGACCATTTCCGTCCTGCTTCCGTTGATCTCCGGCTCCCTGCTCGTCGGCTCACTGGCCGCACCCCGCTACTTCGCCCGCCTGGGCAAACGGCGCGGCAACGTCCTCGCCCTGGCCGTCGGAGCGCTGCTATACGCCGTTATGCCCTTCACCGAATCGGTCCTCCCCCTGCTGATCACCGTCTACGTGTGCGCCTGCCTGGTCATCAGCCTCAGCCTCACCTCCAGCTTCACCCTCGTCGCGGACTCGGTCGACTACCACGAGTGGAAGTTCGGCAACCGGGCCACCGGACTGCTGAACGCCGCCCAGTCCCTCGCCACCAAACTCGGCACCGCACTGGGCGCCGCACTGGTCGCCGCAGTCCTCGCCATGACAGCCTTCGACCCCGGCCACGTGGGCGGAGCCACTGTGAACGGCCTGCGCTGGCTCTACTACGGAGCACCGATCGCCCTGCTGTTGCTCCAGCTCCTCGTCATGTCGTTCTGGCGGATGGATGCCCTGCACCCCCGCATCCTCGAAGAGCTCAAGGAACGACGGGAGTGCCTGCGTTCCGCGTGA
- a CDS encoding LLM class flavin-dependent oxidoreductase, which yields MRFSVFLVGRSTGPDDDSYVIQTLADHALEADRLGFDAVFLPDHHFTGYAPMASDPFLFAAYLAGRTQKVHYGFSVTTLPLHHPVRFAERVNLLDHLTGGKLLVGIGSGTTPEETIGFGVNFQDSKDLMDAQVELVQRLWAKKVEDEPIEFEHGPYKGAVVQRIVPAPYSDRHRLMSVAMREASTARAAKYGWPAFIPAFVPPIPASGEPSTAFQKYLDAYRAAMAGSGQPQNVIDDSMSWTTHSYQCVHVAPTDEQAREELDIILGAYQEAIEREHAFNKRAEAISGVDLPDPPNALSEDWIRTWCLYGSPDTVAEQLHHYEQLDVGNILMGFTNGPLTPERYALTQSSLRLFADEVMPRFRSTDQ from the coding sequence ATGCGCTTCTCCGTGTTCCTCGTCGGCCGTTCCACCGGTCCAGACGACGACTCCTACGTCATCCAGACCCTGGCCGACCACGCGCTGGAGGCCGACCGGCTCGGCTTCGACGCCGTCTTCCTGCCCGACCACCACTTCACCGGCTACGCGCCGATGGCGTCGGATCCGTTCCTGTTCGCGGCGTACCTGGCTGGCCGGACGCAGAAGGTGCACTACGGCTTCTCGGTGACCACGCTGCCGCTGCACCACCCTGTGCGCTTCGCCGAGCGAGTCAACCTCCTCGACCACCTCACTGGCGGAAAGCTGCTGGTCGGCATCGGCTCGGGCACCACGCCGGAGGAGACCATCGGCTTCGGCGTGAACTTCCAGGACTCCAAGGATCTCATGGACGCCCAGGTCGAACTGGTCCAGCGGCTGTGGGCGAAGAAGGTCGAGGACGAGCCCATCGAGTTCGAGCACGGCCCCTACAAGGGCGCGGTGGTCCAGCGGATCGTGCCCGCCCCCTACAGCGACCGCCACCGCCTGATGAGCGTGGCGATGCGCGAGGCGAGCACCGCCCGCGCCGCGAAGTACGGCTGGCCCGCCTTCATCCCCGCGTTCGTCCCGCCGATCCCGGCGAGCGGGGAGCCCTCGACCGCCTTCCAGAAGTACCTCGACGCCTACCGGGCGGCCATGGCCGGCTCCGGACAGCCGCAGAACGTCATCGACGACTCCATGTCCTGGACCACCCACTCCTACCAGTGCGTGCACGTCGCGCCCACGGACGAGCAGGCCCGGGAGGAACTGGACATCATCCTCGGCGCCTACCAGGAGGCCATCGAGCGCGAGCACGCCTTCAACAAGCGGGCCGAGGCCATCAGCGGCGTCGACCTGCCCGACCCGCCGAACGCACTGTCCGAGGACTGGATCCGCACCTGGTGCCTGTACGGCAGCCCGGACACGGTCGCCGAACAGCTGCACCACTACGAGCAGCTCGACGTCGGCAACATCCTCATGGGCTTCACCAACGGACCCCTCACCCCCGAGCGGTACGCCCTCACCCAGTCCTCGCTGCGCCTGTTCGCCGACGAGGTCATGCCCCGCTTCCGCTCCACCGACCAGTAA
- a CDS encoding NADPH-dependent FMN reductase produces the protein MSHLIVGIGGTTRPGSSSELAVRTALAATERRGARTVHFGGDFLAALPHYAPERPERTDEQKRLVEAVRQADGLIIGSPGYHGGISGLVKNAVDLLEDLRDDDRVYFDGRAVGLVVTAAGWQACGTTLSALRNVVHAMRGWPTPLGVTLNSARTRLFEADGTCADSAAADQLAMLGGQVHDFALRHTAAPAAVRAA, from the coding sequence ATGAGTCACCTCATCGTCGGTATCGGCGGCACTACCCGTCCCGGCTCCAGCAGCGAACTGGCCGTACGCACCGCCCTCGCCGCCACCGAGCGGCGCGGCGCGCGCACCGTGCACTTCGGCGGCGACTTCCTCGCCGCGCTTCCTCACTACGCCCCGGAGCGCCCCGAGCGCACCGACGAGCAAAAGCGCCTGGTCGAGGCCGTACGGCAGGCCGACGGGCTGATCATCGGCTCTCCCGGCTACCACGGCGGCATCTCCGGACTGGTCAAGAACGCCGTCGACCTGCTGGAGGACCTGCGCGACGACGACCGGGTCTACTTCGACGGTCGCGCTGTCGGCCTGGTGGTCACCGCGGCCGGCTGGCAGGCGTGCGGGACCACGCTGAGCGCCCTGCGGAACGTCGTCCACGCCATGCGCGGCTGGCCGACACCGCTGGGCGTCACCCTCAATTCGGCGCGAACCAGGCTCTTCGAGGCCGACGGCACCTGCGCGGACTCCGCCGCCGCCGACCAGCTGGCGATGCTCGGCGGCCAGGTGCACGACTTCGCGCTGCGGCACACCGCGGCGCCAGCCGCCGTGCGCGCCGCCTGA